Within Campylobacter jejuni, the genomic segment CAAAAAAATCAATAAAGCTATCAAAGATAGCAAACTTAAAGTTAATTCTTCGATTCGTGGTGAAGAAATTCGTGTTGTAGCAAAACAAATTGATGATTTACAAGCTGTGATGAAGCTTGTAAAAGAGCTTGATTTAGAGTTAAATATCAGTTTTAAAAATCTTAAATAAGGTCAAATTTGAAGCATTGTTTAGCTCTGTGTTTTATTTTTTTTCTTTGTGCTTGTAGTGTGAAAAATCAAAATTTTTCGAGTCAAAGCTTGATGGTTTTGATTGCTTCTCCTATGATAAAAATCAATGACGCAGCTTTTTTAAAAAAAGAAAATAATGCTTTAAATTTAGAAGTTTATAAACTAGGGCAAGCTTTTTTTGAACTCAAAATCAAAGATAAAATTTGTATCAATGCAGTGTGTTATGATAAACAAGTGTTTAATCAAAAATTTTTTAAAAATGTATATTATGATGATATTTTAAGTGATATTTTAAAGGCAAATGCTTTATGGCAGGGTAAAAATTTAGAAAAAACTGATTGTGGTTTTGAACAAAATTTAAAAGCAAAAAATTATGAAATTTTTTATCAAGTTTGTGATAATAAAGTAAGTTTTTTTGATAAAATTTCACATACTAAAATTATCTTAACGCATATTCAAAATTGAAGGATAGAGTTTGAAATTTTTTTTACTGGTATTTTGCTTTGTAAATCTAGCTTTAGCGCAAGTTTATAAAGGTGAATTGTATTTTTATCATTTGCAGGATAAAGAAATTTTTGCCATAGTTTATGATAATGCACCTATGACTCCACTTTTTGACAGGGATAAAAATCAAACAAGTTCTAGTTTTTTAATTATTGATGATATAAATGGAAATTTAGAGATTCCGCTCGTTAAGACAAATGATTTTTGGCAGGATGAGCGTAAAAAATATAAAATCAATTCTTCTAAAATGCTTACATATGATAATAAAAATTTTCAAGGAGAAAATTTAGGAACAACTACTTTAGAACTTGTTGAAACGCAAGATGGCATTCGTATAAAGCGTAGTCTTGATTTTATAGGTTTTAATGATGATTTTAAAGAATTTTATCCTGTTCATAAGGGTGTATTTAGTTTTGAACAAATTCGCCAAAAGCCTATTTTTTTACAAGATGGAAAAATTAGTTTTGAAGAATGGTATTATTTTTATGAAGATGGTATGAGCCGTGCTATTTTAGAGTTGAATAATTTTGTTTATGATATTAATGCTCACGCGTTTGTAAAACTAAATGATTTGTATAATACTGAAAATCAAAAATTTCAAAGTCTTTTACATGAGAAGCTTAAAAATACATGTGATGAGTGTTTTGAAGATCTGAAAAATTTACAATTTAATAATAATTTTTTGCTTAATAATGGAAAATTAAAAATTTGTTATCTACCTTTTGAAGGTCATTTTTTAGATGAAAATATTTGCGTAGAATTTAACGAAGATGAGCTTAAGGAATTTAAAAAATAATGGAAAAATTAAAAAATTTTTTAAGTTTGAAAAATATAGAAGATACTCAAATTTATAAAGAGCTTAAGTGTGCTAAAAATGAGGCTTTGATTCTTAGAGAACTTTGTAGAAATTATGTCGTTTCTATTTCTTCTATCAATGCCTTTACTTTATTATCGACAATTTTTGGAAATGATAAGTATCTTTATCTTGATGCTTTGGAGGATTTAAAAAAACTTATCGAAAGAGGTTTTGTAAATCAAAATTCGAGTTTTTTTAAAAGTTTAGAAAATAATAAAACTCAAACATTAACTCTTGCCTTATTGCAAAGTGAGCTTAGTCTAAGTGAATATTTTTTAGAATTTTTAGAAGCAAAACCTCGTTTAAATTTTGAGAAACAAGAGGCTTATGCAGATTATTTAGAATATTTAAAAGATGAATTTGCGCGTATTCAATTATACGAAAGATTAAGTTTTATACAAAAAAGTGCTTATAATAGTGAAATAAAAAATCAAATTAAACTTTATGAAAAACATATCAAAGAAAGACTAAAAAAAAGTAAATTTTATAATGTATTGGCTGATATTTTTAAAGAATACAATCTTGAACATAAAGAACAAATTATTTTTCTAGCACTTTTAAAAGAAGAATACGCCTTAAGTAATGAAAGTTCGATTTCTAGAGAAATGAATTCTTTACTTTCTTTAATCAGTGAAAATGATTTAGAAAGGCATAAAAATAAAAAACTATTGCAAGAAAATGCTCCTCTTTTAAACTTAATCGAGTATGATGAATATTTAAATGCTTTTGGAGATATTTCTAAAAGTTTTTTTATTATCGATGAAATTTTACAAAGAATTATAAATTTTGAACCAAAACAAAGTAAAAAAATCAAAATTGAAAGTGTTTTAAAAGATCAAGATATTTTCGAGCTTATAGAACCAAGCACTGACATCAATGATATTATTATGCCTGAAAATACAAAAGAGCTTTTAGAAAATATTTTAAAACAACAAGATAAAAAAGTCCTAGAAAGACTTCATTCTTGGGGTATAAAGAGTAATAAAAATATAGAAGCTAAAATTATTTTTTATGGTCCTGCTGGTACTGGAAAAACTATGTCAGCTTTAGCTATGGCTAAATCAATGAAAAAATCTGTTCTTAGTTTTGACTGTTCTAAAATTTTGAGCAAATGGGTTGGAGAGAGTGAGCAAAATGTAAGAAAAATTTTTGATACTTATAAAAATATCGTGCAAACTTGTAAACAAAGTCCTATTTTACTTCTCAATGAAGCTGATCAGTTTTTAAGTACGCGTGTAGATGGAAGTAGTGGTAGCGATAAAATGCATAATCAAATGCAAAATATATTCTTAGAGCAAATTGAGCGTTTTAGTGGTGTGATTATCGCTACGACAAATTTTTTAGAAAGCTTAGATAGTGCATTTTCAAGAAGATTTGATTATAAGATAGAATTTAAAAAACCTGATTTTAGAGATAGACTTAAAATTTGGGAAAAATTTCTACCTAAAAAAGCATTATTTGAAAAAGATTTTGATATAAATATTTTATCAAATTATGAATTAAGTGGAGCACAAATTTTAATGGTGGTGAAGAATACAGCTTTGAAAGTAGCTGTATCAAAAGATGGGGTTTTTAAAATGCAAGATTTTATAGAAAGCATACAAAAAGAATTAAATTCAAGTTTTGATAAAAGTAAGATTGTTGGATTTTAACTTTTTTAATGTTTTTGTATAGCGAACTATAAAATAAAACAAAGCTATAATTAAAGCACTCCATTCCCAAAACATAGGAATTTTTGGGGTTAAAAAATAATGATAACTTGCCAAAACTAAGCATAAATATCCTAGTTTTCTGATTTTACTAAGTTTTTTAAAGATTTTAAAAGAACTTAAAAGCATTAAAAATATGATTAAAAATGCGATAAATCCACTTGCTTCTAATAAACGATGTGAAATATCATCGAAAAGCCTTAAAATTTGAGCATTTCTATCAAAAATAAAATAATTTAAAAAGTGCAAAATCGCCCAAAAAGCTGCAAAAATACCTAAAATTTTAGGATAATTTTTTGTTTTTTTAAATTTAAGTAAAGAAAATAAAAGACTTAAATTTAAAAAGATTAAAGCAAATATTCCGGTGTAAATATAGGCTTCTTTTACAAAATCAAAGGCTTTTATGATATGATAAAAGCCATAGATTAAACTTATGATAAAGCTAAAATAAGCAAGAAATTTAAAGTATTTTGTCTGCATTAAAAATTCACTTTCAAGTCCATGTTTTTATATAAACTTGCCACTTCTTTTTCATATCCATTAAACATTAAAGTAGGTTTGGTAAAGAAGTCTCCTAAAGCCCTCTCGTTAGCTTGAGACCATCTAGGATGAGAAACATTAGGATTGACATTGGCATAAAAACCATATTCACTTGGAGCGTAACTTTCCCAAGTGGATTTAGGCTGTTCTTTGGTAAATTCTATTTTAACTATAGATTTAATACTTTTAAAGCCATATTTCCAAGGAACAACAAGGCGTATTGGAGCGCCATTTTGAGGCTTTAAGGCTTTTTTATACATTCCTACTGCAAGCAAGGTAAGAGGATGCATAGCTTCATCCATGCGAAGTCCTTCTATATAAGGATAGTCTATAGTTGGAAATAAAGCGTCTTGATCGGGAAATTGACTCTTATCTAAAAGAGTGGTAAATTTAACAAATTTTGCCTCGCTTGTAGGTTTTGCCATTTCAATCAAACGACGCAATTCAAAGCCTACCCAAGGTACCACCATAGACCAAGTTTCAACACAGCGAAAACGATAAATTCTTTCTTCTAGCGGGAATTTTAAAATATCTTCCATGCTTAAAGTTAAAGGTTTTTCTATTTCTCCACTGATATCGATTTTCCAATTTTGAGTATTGAAATTTTGTGCTAATGATACAGCCTTTTTTTTATCTGTTGAAAATTCATAAAAATTGACATAATTTGTAGCCAGTTCTTCATCGCTGATTTCAAGTTTGTTTGGATTAGTATCGCTTGTGAAATTTAAAGCAGATAGTTTAGAAGCAAGCACGCTTGAACTTATTAAAGCACCTGCTCCAAATTTTAAAAAATCTCTTCTTTTTTTATATAAATTCTCAGGAGTTATAATCATAATTTTTCCTTGTTAAAAATTTTTATTATTAAAACATAACAAGGATAATGATTATTAAATTTCTTGTAGAATTTTTTCGCAAATTTTTCTAGGGTTATTATCTTTATAAATAGGGCGTCCAACTACTATAAAATCGCTTAAATTTTCTCTAGCCATTGTTAAATTAGCGACGCGTTTTTGATCATCATTTTTCTCTCCAAATGGACGAATACCTGGAGTGAGAGTTAGGAAATTTCTTTGAGTGTGTTCTTTGATGATTTTACTTTCAAAAACAGAACATACCATACCATCAAGTCCATTTTCATAGGATATTTTTGAAAAATTAATTACAGCTTCTTCAATTTTTTGTCTATAAATACTAAAGAAATTTTCTTCATCAAAACTCGTAAGAGCAGAAACTGCTAAAACTAAAGGTCTTTTTGAAAATTTGCTAAGCCGTGTCATAACTTCTTGTATGGCTATTTTTCCAGCACTTGCGTGGATATTGATCATATCAACACCAAGTTTTGATACTTCTTCGCAAGCATCTGCCATAGTGTTGGGAATATCATGAATTTTAAGATCAAGAAATATTTTAAAATCATCAACTTTTTTAAGTTCTTCTATGAATTTAAAACCATCTCTTAAATATGCTCTTAAACCTACTTTTAACCATATGTCTAAATTTTTTAATTCTTTGGCAAGTTGTAAGCATTCTTCTTTTGTAGAAAGATCAAGTGCGACACAAAGCTTCATTTTTTAGCCTTTATTAAGGCATCTAAAACTCCATTTATAAATTTTGGAGAATTATCATTAGCAAGTTCTTTAGCAAGTTCTATAGCCTCATTGATGACAATGGCGCTAGGAGTATCGGTAAAAAGTAACTCATAAGCTCCAAGTCTTAGTATAGCTCTTTCTACATGTCCTAAAGCTGTAATTTGATTATCATTTAGAAATGAATTTAAGGTTTCATCAATATTGTTTAAATTATCTAAAATTCCATTATATAAATTTAAAGTAAAATTTTTTTGTTCATTGCGTATTTTTTTTTCATCTAAAATTTCATCTACAAAAACGTTGTTTTGAGAATTTAATTCAAAAGCATAAAGTAAGGAGATGACGCTTTGGCGAACTTGATGACGCGTTGCCATTAAAGCTCCTTGCTTAAATTTAACATCTCAATTATAGTTGTCATAGCTTCAAAGCCTTTATTGCCTGCTTTGCTTCCAGCTCTTTCTATGGCTTGTTCTATTGTGTCTGTAGTTAAAACACCAAAGCTTACAGGGATATTATGATTTAAACTCACATTGGCTATGCCTTTGGTGGTTTCTGCTGAAACATAGTCAAAATGCGGAGTTGAGCCACGAATTACTGCACCTACGCAACAAATTGCATCAAATTTTTTGCTTTCTATAGCTTTTTTTAACGCATACGGAAGTTCAAAAGCACCAGGAACAAGTATAAGGCTTAGATTTTCCTCTTTGCCCCCGTGTCTTAAAAAAGCATCTTTTGCTCCTTCTACAAGGCGATCTGTGATGATATGATTAAATCTTGCATTAATGATAGCAATTTTTGTATTTGAGTCTAAATTTAATTTTCCTTCAATAATATTCATTTGTTTTCCTTTATGATATTTTGTATTTCTAGTAATGTATTAACGCAATTTTTAAGGCGTGTAAGATTAAGCATATTAGGTCCATCGCATAAAGCCTCGCAAGGATTAATATGTGTTTCAAAGAAAAAGCCATCTATGCCTACGGCTGCTGCCGCTCTTGCTAAAGGTTCTACAAATTCGCTTTTCCCTCCGCTACTTCCACCTGCAGCCCCTGGCATTTGTACACTATGGGTAGCATCAAAAATAACTGGAGCAAATTCACGCATGATAACTAAAGAACGCATATCTACTACTAAATTTCCATAGCCAAAGCTAGCCCCTCTTTCGGCTACAAAAACACCATTTCTTTGAGCAGCTTCATAGC encodes:
- a CDS encoding ATP-binding protein; its protein translation is MEKLKNFLSLKNIEDTQIYKELKCAKNEALILRELCRNYVVSISSINAFTLLSTIFGNDKYLYLDALEDLKKLIERGFVNQNSSFFKSLENNKTQTLTLALLQSELSLSEYFLEFLEAKPRLNFEKQEAYADYLEYLKDEFARIQLYERLSFIQKSAYNSEIKNQIKLYEKHIKERLKKSKFYNVLADIFKEYNLEHKEQIIFLALLKEEYALSNESSISREMNSLLSLISENDLERHKNKKLLQENAPLLNLIEYDEYLNAFGDISKSFFIIDEILQRIINFEPKQSKKIKIESVLKDQDIFELIEPSTDINDIIMPENTKELLENILKQQDKKVLERLHSWGIKSNKNIEAKIIFYGPAGTGKTMSALAMAKSMKKSVLSFDCSKILSKWVGESEQNVRKIFDTYKNIVQTCKQSPILLLNEADQFLSTRVDGSSGSDKMHNQMQNIFLEQIERFSGVIIATTNFLESLDSAFSRRFDYKIEFKKPDFRDRLKIWEKFLPKKALFEKDFDINILSNYELSGAQILMVVKNTALKVAVSKDGVFKMQDFIESIQKELNSSFDKSKIVGF
- a CDS encoding sulfite oxidase heme-binding subunit YedZ, which gives rise to MQTKYFKFLAYFSFIISLIYGFYHIIKAFDFVKEAYIYTGIFALIFLNLSLLFSLLKFKKTKNYPKILGIFAAFWAILHFLNYFIFDRNAQILRLFDDISHRLLEASGFIAFLIIFLMLLSSFKIFKKLSKIRKLGYLCLVLASYHYFLTPKIPMFWEWSALIIALFYFIVRYTKTLKKLKSNNLTFIKT
- the msrP gene encoding protein-methionine-sulfoxide reductase catalytic subunit MsrP is translated as MIITPENLYKKRRDFLKFGAGALISSSVLASKLSALNFTSDTNPNKLEISDEELATNYVNFYEFSTDKKKAVSLAQNFNTQNWKIDISGEIEKPLTLSMEDILKFPLEERIYRFRCVETWSMVVPWVGFELRRLIEMAKPTSEAKFVKFTTLLDKSQFPDQDALFPTIDYPYIEGLRMDEAMHPLTLLAVGMYKKALKPQNGAPIRLVVPWKYGFKSIKSIVKIEFTKEQPKSTWESYAPSEYGFYANVNPNVSHPRWSQANERALGDFFTKPTLMFNGYEKEVASLYKNMDLKVNF
- the nusB gene encoding transcription antitermination factor NusB gives rise to the protein MATRHQVRQSVISLLYAFELNSQNNVFVDEILDEKKIRNEQKNFTLNLYNGILDNLNNIDETLNSFLNDNQITALGHVERAILRLGAYELLFTDTPSAIVINEAIELAKELANDNSPKFINGVLDALIKAKK
- the ribE gene encoding 6,7-dimethyl-8-ribityllumazine synthase — its product is MNIIEGKLNLDSNTKIAIINARFNHIITDRLVEGAKDAFLRHGGKEENLSLILVPGAFELPYALKKAIESKKFDAICCVGAVIRGSTPHFDYVSAETTKGIANVSLNHNIPVSFGVLTTDTIEQAIERAGSKAGNKGFEAMTTIIEMLNLSKEL